The proteins below come from a single Rosa rugosa chromosome 2, drRosRugo1.1, whole genome shotgun sequence genomic window:
- the LOC133733994 gene encoding mitochondrial fission 1 protein A-like: MEANIGKFFESVGNFFTGSEQIPWCERDIIAGCEREVAEAQKGSNDEFFKECLMRLSWSLVHSRHPEDVLRGIAMLEASVSDANSNPLQLRETIYLLAVGYYRSGDYSKSRELVEQCLMIAPAWRQALTLKKMNEDRIKRDGAIGIGIAATAVGLIAGGIAAAVARKK, encoded by the exons ATGGAGGCGAATATTGGGAAATTCTTTGAGTCGGTTGGCAATTTCTTCACTGGTAGTGAACAGATCCCATGGTGCGAGCGCGACATCATCGCC GGATGTGAAAGAGAAGTTGCTGAGGCTCAGAAAGGTTCCAATGATGAGTTTTTCAAAGAATGTCTCATGCGACTGTCATGGTCTCTTGTTCATTCAAGGCATCCAGAAGATGTGCTACGTGGAATAGCCATGCTTGAAG CTTCTGTAAGTGATGCTAATAGCAACCCTCTGCAATTGAGAGAGACTATATATCTTCTTGCTGTTGGGTATTACAGAAGTGGTGACTATTCTAAGAGTAGGGAACTTGTTGAACAGTGTTTAATG aTTGCACCTGCTTGGAGACAGGCACTGACCCTTAAGAAAATGAATGAAGACCGGATCAAAAGAG ATGGTGCGATAGGGATAGGTATTGCTGCAACTGCTGTTGGACTCATTGCTGGTGGAATTGCTGCAGCCGTGGCTCGGAAAAAGTGA
- the LOC133732550 gene encoding probable magnesium transporter NIPA3 isoform X5, which produces MGFSKDNLKGLLLALLSSGFIGASFIIKKKGLRRAAAASGVRAGYGGYSYLLEPLWWLGLITMVVGEVANFIAYAFAPAVLVTPLGALSIIISAVLAHFILKERLHWLGVLGCVMCISGSVIIVIHAPQEHPITNVLEIWSMATQPAFMLYVGSVIVLVFILIFHFVPRCGQTNVLVFTGICSLMGSLSALDTFNTAVVSPIYYVMFTTLAIIASVIMFKDWDDQSGGAIISEICGFIVVLSGTILLHSTKEFERSSSFRVNAGSYMSVSPSLSARLCSGNGDSLKHGENEESFSEEISLRRQELY; this is translated from the exons ATGGGTTTCTCCAAAGACAATCTTAAAGGCCTTCTTCTAGCTCTCCTATCAAGTGGGTTCATAGGGGCAAGCTTCATCATCAAGAAAAAAGGCCTCCGAAGAGCCGCAGCTGCTTCTGGGGTCAGAGCTg GCTATGGTGGGTATTCTTATCTCTTGGAGCCTCTGTGGTGGCTGGGATTGATAACAA TGGTTGTGGGAGAGGTTGCGAATTTCATTGCATATGCATTTGCTCCAGCAGTGCTTGTTACCCCTCTTGGTGCATTAAGTATAATTATCAG TGCTGTGCTGGCTCATTTTATCCTGAAGGAGAGGTTGCACTGGCTCGGGGTTTTGGGCTGTGTAATGTGCATTTCTGGATCGGTCATAATTGTTATCCATGCACCACAGGAGCATCCTATCACCAATGTTCTTGAAATATGGAGTATGGCAACTCAACCAG CTTTCATGCTTTATGTGGGCTCGGTGATTGTTCTGGTTTTCATACTAATCTTCCATTTTGTGCCACGATGTGGGCAAACAAATGTGCTAGTTTTTACTGGCATTTGTTCATTGATGGGTTCTCTATCA GCGCTTGATACATTCAACACAGCTGTCGTGTCCCCCATTTATTATGTCATGTTTACGACACTGGCAATTATCGCTAGTGTGATAATGTTTAAG GATTGGGATGACCAGAGTGGAGGAGCGATCATATCAGAAATATGTGGCTTTATTGTTGTATTATCTGGAACCATCTTATTGCATTCAACAAAAGAATTTGAGAGAAGCTCATCCTTTAGAG TTAATGCAGGTAGCTATATGTCTGTATCCCCTTCATTATCTGCACGTCTCTGTAGTGGGAATGGAGACTCATTGAAACACGGTGAAAATGAAGAGTCGTTTTCTGAGGAAATTTCATTAAGAAGACAAGAATTGTACTAG
- the LOC133732550 gene encoding probable magnesium transporter NIPA6 isoform X2 produces MGFSKDNLKGLLLALLSSGFIGASFIIKKKGLRRAAAASGVRAGYGGYSYLLEPLWWLGLITMVVGEVANFIAYAFAPAVLVTPLGALSIIISAVLAHFILKERLHWLGVLGCVMCISGSVIIVIHAPQEHPITNVLEIWSMATQPAFMLYVGSVIVLVFILIFHFVPRCGQTNVLVFTGICSLMGSLSVMSVKALGTALKLTFEGKNQLIYPETWFFMLVVTTCVITQMNYLNKALDTFNTAVVSPIYYVMFTTLAIIASVIMFKDWDDQSGGAIISEICGFIVVLSGTILLHSTKEFERSSSFRGSYMSVSPSLSARLCSGNGDSLKHGENEESFSEEISLRRQELY; encoded by the exons ATGGGTTTCTCCAAAGACAATCTTAAAGGCCTTCTTCTAGCTCTCCTATCAAGTGGGTTCATAGGGGCAAGCTTCATCATCAAGAAAAAAGGCCTCCGAAGAGCCGCAGCTGCTTCTGGGGTCAGAGCTg GCTATGGTGGGTATTCTTATCTCTTGGAGCCTCTGTGGTGGCTGGGATTGATAACAA TGGTTGTGGGAGAGGTTGCGAATTTCATTGCATATGCATTTGCTCCAGCAGTGCTTGTTACCCCTCTTGGTGCATTAAGTATAATTATCAG TGCTGTGCTGGCTCATTTTATCCTGAAGGAGAGGTTGCACTGGCTCGGGGTTTTGGGCTGTGTAATGTGCATTTCTGGATCGGTCATAATTGTTATCCATGCACCACAGGAGCATCCTATCACCAATGTTCTTGAAATATGGAGTATGGCAACTCAACCAG CTTTCATGCTTTATGTGGGCTCGGTGATTGTTCTGGTTTTCATACTAATCTTCCATTTTGTGCCACGATGTGGGCAAACAAATGTGCTAGTTTTTACTGGCATTTGTTCATTGATGGGTTCTCTATCA GTAATGAGTGTTAAAGCCCTAGGAACTGCTCTAAAATTAACTTTTGAGGGAAAGAATCAGTTAATCTATCCAGAGACATGGTTTTTTATGTTGGTTGTAACTACATGTGTCATCACTCAGATGAACTATCTGaacaag GCGCTTGATACATTCAACACAGCTGTCGTGTCCCCCATTTATTATGTCATGTTTACGACACTGGCAATTATCGCTAGTGTGATAATGTTTAAG GATTGGGATGACCAGAGTGGAGGAGCGATCATATCAGAAATATGTGGCTTTATTGTTGTATTATCTGGAACCATCTTATTGCATTCAACAAAAGAATTTGAGAGAAGCTCATCCTTTAGAG GTAGCTATATGTCTGTATCCCCTTCATTATCTGCACGTCTCTGTAGTGGGAATGGAGACTCATTGAAACACGGTGAAAATGAAGAGTCGTTTTCTGAGGAAATTTCATTAAGAAGACAAGAATTGTACTAG
- the LOC133732550 gene encoding probable magnesium transporter NIPA3 isoform X6, translating to MGFSKDNLKGLLLALLSSGFIGASFIIKKKGLRRAAAASGVRAGYGGYSYLLEPLWWLGLITMVVGEVANFIAYAFAPAVLVTPLGALSIIISAVLAHFILKERLHWLGVLGCVMCISGSVIIVIHAPQEHPITNVLEIWSMATQPAFMLYVGSVIVLVFILIFHFVPRCGQTNVLVFTGICSLMGSLSVMSVKALGTALKLTFEGKNQLIYPETWFFMLVVTTCVITQMNYLNKALDTFNTAVVSPIYYVMFTTLAIIASVIMFKIVGVA from the exons ATGGGTTTCTCCAAAGACAATCTTAAAGGCCTTCTTCTAGCTCTCCTATCAAGTGGGTTCATAGGGGCAAGCTTCATCATCAAGAAAAAAGGCCTCCGAAGAGCCGCAGCTGCTTCTGGGGTCAGAGCTg GCTATGGTGGGTATTCTTATCTCTTGGAGCCTCTGTGGTGGCTGGGATTGATAACAA TGGTTGTGGGAGAGGTTGCGAATTTCATTGCATATGCATTTGCTCCAGCAGTGCTTGTTACCCCTCTTGGTGCATTAAGTATAATTATCAG TGCTGTGCTGGCTCATTTTATCCTGAAGGAGAGGTTGCACTGGCTCGGGGTTTTGGGCTGTGTAATGTGCATTTCTGGATCGGTCATAATTGTTATCCATGCACCACAGGAGCATCCTATCACCAATGTTCTTGAAATATGGAGTATGGCAACTCAACCAG CTTTCATGCTTTATGTGGGCTCGGTGATTGTTCTGGTTTTCATACTAATCTTCCATTTTGTGCCACGATGTGGGCAAACAAATGTGCTAGTTTTTACTGGCATTTGTTCATTGATGGGTTCTCTATCA GTAATGAGTGTTAAAGCCCTAGGAACTGCTCTAAAATTAACTTTTGAGGGAAAGAATCAGTTAATCTATCCAGAGACATGGTTTTTTATGTTGGTTGTAACTACATGTGTCATCACTCAGATGAACTATCTGaacaag GCGCTTGATACATTCAACACAGCTGTCGTGTCCCCCATTTATTATGTCATGTTTACGACACTGGCAATTATCGCTAGTGTGATAATGTTTAAG aTTGTAGGTGTAGCTTGA
- the LOC133732550 gene encoding probable magnesium transporter NIPA3 isoform X4, whose translation MGFSKDNLKGLLLALLSSGFIGASFIIKKKGLRRAAAASGVRAGYGGYSYLLEPLWWLGLITMVVGEVANFIAYAFAPAVLVTPLGALSIIISAVLAHFILKERLHWLGVLGCVMCISGSVIIVIHAPQEHPITNVLEIWSMATQPAFMLYVGSVIVLVFILIFHFVPRCGQTNVLVFTGICSLMGSLSVMSVKALGTALKLTFEGKNQLIYPETWFFMLVVTTCVITQMNYLNKDWDDQSGGAIISEICGFIVVLSGTILLHSTKEFERSSSFRGSYMSVSPSLSARLCSGNGDSLKHGENEESFSEEISLRRQELY comes from the exons ATGGGTTTCTCCAAAGACAATCTTAAAGGCCTTCTTCTAGCTCTCCTATCAAGTGGGTTCATAGGGGCAAGCTTCATCATCAAGAAAAAAGGCCTCCGAAGAGCCGCAGCTGCTTCTGGGGTCAGAGCTg GCTATGGTGGGTATTCTTATCTCTTGGAGCCTCTGTGGTGGCTGGGATTGATAACAA TGGTTGTGGGAGAGGTTGCGAATTTCATTGCATATGCATTTGCTCCAGCAGTGCTTGTTACCCCTCTTGGTGCATTAAGTATAATTATCAG TGCTGTGCTGGCTCATTTTATCCTGAAGGAGAGGTTGCACTGGCTCGGGGTTTTGGGCTGTGTAATGTGCATTTCTGGATCGGTCATAATTGTTATCCATGCACCACAGGAGCATCCTATCACCAATGTTCTTGAAATATGGAGTATGGCAACTCAACCAG CTTTCATGCTTTATGTGGGCTCGGTGATTGTTCTGGTTTTCATACTAATCTTCCATTTTGTGCCACGATGTGGGCAAACAAATGTGCTAGTTTTTACTGGCATTTGTTCATTGATGGGTTCTCTATCA GTAATGAGTGTTAAAGCCCTAGGAACTGCTCTAAAATTAACTTTTGAGGGAAAGAATCAGTTAATCTATCCAGAGACATGGTTTTTTATGTTGGTTGTAACTACATGTGTCATCACTCAGATGAACTATCTGaacaag GATTGGGATGACCAGAGTGGAGGAGCGATCATATCAGAAATATGTGGCTTTATTGTTGTATTATCTGGAACCATCTTATTGCATTCAACAAAAGAATTTGAGAGAAGCTCATCCTTTAGAG GTAGCTATATGTCTGTATCCCCTTCATTATCTGCACGTCTCTGTAGTGGGAATGGAGACTCATTGAAACACGGTGAAAATGAAGAGTCGTTTTCTGAGGAAATTTCATTAAGAAGACAAGAATTGTACTAG
- the LOC133732550 gene encoding probable magnesium transporter NIPA3 isoform X3: MGFSKDNLKGLLLALLSSGFIGASFIIKKKGLRRAAAASGVRAGYGGYSYLLEPLWWLGLITMVVGEVANFIAYAFAPAVLVTPLGALSIIISAVLAHFILKERLHWLGVLGCVMCISGSVIIVIHAPQEHPITNVLEIWSMATQPAFMLYVGSVIVLVFILIFHFVPRCGQTNVLVFTGICSLMGSLSVMSVKALGTALKLTFEGKNQLIYPETWFFMLVVTTCVITQMNYLNKDWDDQSGGAIISEICGFIVVLSGTILLHSTKEFERSSSFRVNAGSYMSVSPSLSARLCSGNGDSLKHGENEESFSEEISLRRQELY; encoded by the exons ATGGGTTTCTCCAAAGACAATCTTAAAGGCCTTCTTCTAGCTCTCCTATCAAGTGGGTTCATAGGGGCAAGCTTCATCATCAAGAAAAAAGGCCTCCGAAGAGCCGCAGCTGCTTCTGGGGTCAGAGCTg GCTATGGTGGGTATTCTTATCTCTTGGAGCCTCTGTGGTGGCTGGGATTGATAACAA TGGTTGTGGGAGAGGTTGCGAATTTCATTGCATATGCATTTGCTCCAGCAGTGCTTGTTACCCCTCTTGGTGCATTAAGTATAATTATCAG TGCTGTGCTGGCTCATTTTATCCTGAAGGAGAGGTTGCACTGGCTCGGGGTTTTGGGCTGTGTAATGTGCATTTCTGGATCGGTCATAATTGTTATCCATGCACCACAGGAGCATCCTATCACCAATGTTCTTGAAATATGGAGTATGGCAACTCAACCAG CTTTCATGCTTTATGTGGGCTCGGTGATTGTTCTGGTTTTCATACTAATCTTCCATTTTGTGCCACGATGTGGGCAAACAAATGTGCTAGTTTTTACTGGCATTTGTTCATTGATGGGTTCTCTATCA GTAATGAGTGTTAAAGCCCTAGGAACTGCTCTAAAATTAACTTTTGAGGGAAAGAATCAGTTAATCTATCCAGAGACATGGTTTTTTATGTTGGTTGTAACTACATGTGTCATCACTCAGATGAACTATCTGaacaag GATTGGGATGACCAGAGTGGAGGAGCGATCATATCAGAAATATGTGGCTTTATTGTTGTATTATCTGGAACCATCTTATTGCATTCAACAAAAGAATTTGAGAGAAGCTCATCCTTTAGAG TTAATGCAGGTAGCTATATGTCTGTATCCCCTTCATTATCTGCACGTCTCTGTAGTGGGAATGGAGACTCATTGAAACACGGTGAAAATGAAGAGTCGTTTTCTGAGGAAATTTCATTAAGAAGACAAGAATTGTACTAG
- the LOC133732550 gene encoding probable magnesium transporter NIPA6 isoform X1, with product MGFSKDNLKGLLLALLSSGFIGASFIIKKKGLRRAAAASGVRAGYGGYSYLLEPLWWLGLITMVVGEVANFIAYAFAPAVLVTPLGALSIIISAVLAHFILKERLHWLGVLGCVMCISGSVIIVIHAPQEHPITNVLEIWSMATQPAFMLYVGSVIVLVFILIFHFVPRCGQTNVLVFTGICSLMGSLSVMSVKALGTALKLTFEGKNQLIYPETWFFMLVVTTCVITQMNYLNKALDTFNTAVVSPIYYVMFTTLAIIASVIMFKDWDDQSGGAIISEICGFIVVLSGTILLHSTKEFERSSSFRVNAGSYMSVSPSLSARLCSGNGDSLKHGENEESFSEEISLRRQELY from the exons ATGGGTTTCTCCAAAGACAATCTTAAAGGCCTTCTTCTAGCTCTCCTATCAAGTGGGTTCATAGGGGCAAGCTTCATCATCAAGAAAAAAGGCCTCCGAAGAGCCGCAGCTGCTTCTGGGGTCAGAGCTg GCTATGGTGGGTATTCTTATCTCTTGGAGCCTCTGTGGTGGCTGGGATTGATAACAA TGGTTGTGGGAGAGGTTGCGAATTTCATTGCATATGCATTTGCTCCAGCAGTGCTTGTTACCCCTCTTGGTGCATTAAGTATAATTATCAG TGCTGTGCTGGCTCATTTTATCCTGAAGGAGAGGTTGCACTGGCTCGGGGTTTTGGGCTGTGTAATGTGCATTTCTGGATCGGTCATAATTGTTATCCATGCACCACAGGAGCATCCTATCACCAATGTTCTTGAAATATGGAGTATGGCAACTCAACCAG CTTTCATGCTTTATGTGGGCTCGGTGATTGTTCTGGTTTTCATACTAATCTTCCATTTTGTGCCACGATGTGGGCAAACAAATGTGCTAGTTTTTACTGGCATTTGTTCATTGATGGGTTCTCTATCA GTAATGAGTGTTAAAGCCCTAGGAACTGCTCTAAAATTAACTTTTGAGGGAAAGAATCAGTTAATCTATCCAGAGACATGGTTTTTTATGTTGGTTGTAACTACATGTGTCATCACTCAGATGAACTATCTGaacaag GCGCTTGATACATTCAACACAGCTGTCGTGTCCCCCATTTATTATGTCATGTTTACGACACTGGCAATTATCGCTAGTGTGATAATGTTTAAG GATTGGGATGACCAGAGTGGAGGAGCGATCATATCAGAAATATGTGGCTTTATTGTTGTATTATCTGGAACCATCTTATTGCATTCAACAAAAGAATTTGAGAGAAGCTCATCCTTTAGAG TTAATGCAGGTAGCTATATGTCTGTATCCCCTTCATTATCTGCACGTCTCTGTAGTGGGAATGGAGACTCATTGAAACACGGTGAAAATGAAGAGTCGTTTTCTGAGGAAATTTCATTAAGAAGACAAGAATTGTACTAG